Within Epilithonimonas zeae, the genomic segment CGAACTCCTCTCCTAGTTTTGGTAAAGAAAAGTCGATGTTTTTATCAGAGAAATGCTTTTTCGCATCTTCATGATTGATTTCAATTGGTGGAAAAGTATCGAAATGGCAACCAATTACCTTCGGAGTTTTCAATAATTCTGATGCCGCAAAAGCCGCTTTTCTAGGGCACATTGTATAATGTTTACCAACTGGAAGGATTGATAGGTCTAATTTCCCAAAAACTTGCGGAAACAAGCTCATTTCGGCAGTTACACCTGTATCTCCAGCCAAATAAAGGTTTCTTCCATCAGCAAATCTAAAAATATATCCGGAAGCTAATCCTCCGTAAGAACCGTCTGGAAAAGAACTTGTGTGTAATGCCGGAACCATAGAAATTTTCAAACCCTCCAACTTCGCAGAACCTCCGAAATTGATATCGATATTATTGGAATGTCCAAAATATCCGCAAATCTCTGGTTGTCCAATTACAGTTGCATCAGGATGATTTTCAAGAACCTCTTTCACATCAGCGATATGGTCGCCGTGAGCGTGCGTAATTAACACATAATCGATTTTCTGAGCCTTGATATCAAATCCGGATTGCGCTTTCTGATAGTTGTAAAAAGGGTCAGAAAGAATTGTTACGCCGTTATATGTGAACAAAAAACAGTTTTGTCCCAAGAATTTTATTTTCATTTTATATTATTTATTTTTTCTTTTAATAATGAGAACTGAAAGTATTGCTACAATAAAAATTATTGGTAATATTATCCAAAGTGAAAA encodes:
- a CDS encoding metal-dependent hydrolase → MKIKFLGQNCFLFTYNGVTILSDPFYNYQKAQSGFDIKAQKIDYVLITHAHGDHIADVKEVLENHPDATVIGQPEICGYFGHSNNIDINFGGSAKLEGLKISMVPALHTSSFPDGSYGGLASGYIFRFADGRNLYLAGDTGVTAEMSLFPQVFGKLDLSILPVGKHYTMCPRKAAFAASELLKTPKVIGCHFDTFPPIEINHEDAKKHFSDKNIDFSLPKLGEEFEF